One window from the genome of Cherax quadricarinatus isolate ZL_2023a chromosome 14, ASM3850222v1, whole genome shotgun sequence encodes:
- the LOC128699361 gene encoding uncharacterized protein, protein MCWWSPRAPGNVMREIGDSGRCNGGPAAPRELSGGVGGGAGDAPGGQQLGQDDPEETTPLTLLAGDPPDKDLTDINSLLDNIHKLGGRGDSIPLRSFTPGPDVETTTPRRHTPVSQTRASHSRKPSTSSSDEIIEVEPRAAAQVSKSFLLLPK, encoded by the coding sequence ATGTGCTGGTGGTCGCCGCGAGCCCCAGGGAACGTGATGCGTGAGATTGGAGACAGTGGGCGTTGCAACGGCGGACCAGCGGCGCCCCGGGAGCTTAGCGGCGGCGTGGGCGGCGGTGCGGGGGACGCTCCAGGTGGGCAGCAGCTGGGACAAGACGACCCCGAGGAGACCACGCCCCTCACTCTCCTGGCCGGGGACCCCCCTGACAAAGACCTGACCGACATCAACAGCCTCCTGGACAACATCCACAAGCTGGGGGGCCGCGGGGACAGCATCCCCCTGCGGTCCTTCACACCTGGACCTGACGTAGAGACCACCACCCCGCGCCGCCACACGCCCGTCTCCCAGACCAGGGCTTCGCACAGCCGCAAGCCCAGTACTTCTTCTTCTGATGAGATCATCGAGGTTGAACCCCGTGCGGCCGCTCAAGTAAGTAAATCCTTTCTTTTATTACCTAAATAA